From Streptomyces qinzhouensis, one genomic window encodes:
- a CDS encoding nucleobase:cation symporter-2 family protein, with protein sequence MAAKPRFHSAKSADRATDSPADGTSKHPVDETLPPVRLFTSGLQHVAAMYAGVVAPPMIVGPAVGLNAQDTAFLMGASLFTAGIATLLQTIGFWKIGARLPFVNGVSFAGVTPMVAIGRDRGEDGIAVIFGAIIVAGIVGFLLTPYFCKLVRFFPPVVTGTVITLIGLSLLPVAFRWAQGGNPGADDYGSMRNIGMAALTLAVVLALRKLLRGFLQQIAILLGLAVGTLVALPLGMASFDAIRGADVIGFPTPFHFGGPQFEIAAIVSMCVVMLVCMTESTADMLALGKIVDRPADERTIEGGLRADTLGSALSPLFNGFMCSAFAQNVGLVAMTKVRSRFVVAAAGGILILLGLFPVAASVIALVPLPVLGGAGIALFGTVASSGIQTLAAAALEKGDNALIVAAAVGIGLIPIAAPDFYHAFPEDLLVVLDSGISTGCIVAIALNLAFNHLGREKGSGGGRAATVV encoded by the coding sequence CCAAGCCCAGGTTTCACAGCGCGAAAAGCGCCGACCGAGCAACGGACTCCCCAGCGGACGGGACGAGCAAGCACCCCGTCGACGAGACCCTCCCGCCCGTCAGGCTCTTCACCAGCGGGCTCCAGCATGTGGCCGCGATGTACGCGGGCGTGGTCGCACCACCGATGATCGTCGGCCCCGCGGTCGGCCTCAACGCCCAGGACACGGCCTTCCTGATGGGCGCGAGCCTGTTCACCGCCGGTATCGCGACCCTCCTCCAGACCATCGGCTTCTGGAAGATCGGGGCCAGGCTGCCGTTCGTCAACGGCGTCTCCTTCGCCGGGGTCACGCCCATGGTCGCCATCGGCCGGGACCGCGGCGAGGACGGTATCGCCGTCATCTTCGGCGCGATCATCGTCGCCGGGATCGTCGGCTTCCTCCTCACTCCTTACTTCTGCAAACTCGTCCGGTTCTTCCCACCGGTCGTCACCGGCACCGTCATCACCCTGATCGGCCTCTCCCTGCTGCCGGTCGCCTTCCGCTGGGCCCAGGGCGGCAATCCGGGCGCCGACGACTACGGTTCGATGCGGAACATCGGCATGGCCGCGCTCACCCTCGCCGTCGTGCTGGCCCTGCGGAAACTGCTGCGCGGCTTCCTCCAGCAGATCGCGATCCTCCTCGGTCTGGCCGTCGGCACCCTGGTCGCGCTGCCGCTCGGGATGGCCTCCTTCGACGCCATCCGGGGCGCGGACGTCATCGGCTTCCCCACGCCGTTCCACTTCGGCGGTCCGCAGTTCGAGATCGCCGCCATCGTCTCCATGTGCGTGGTGATGCTCGTCTGCATGACCGAGTCCACCGCCGACATGCTGGCACTCGGCAAGATCGTGGACCGGCCCGCGGACGAGCGGACCATCGAGGGCGGGCTGCGCGCCGACACCCTCGGCAGCGCCCTGAGCCCCCTCTTCAACGGCTTTATGTGCAGCGCCTTCGCCCAGAACGTGGGGCTGGTCGCGATGACCAAGGTGCGCAGCAGATTCGTCGTCGCGGCGGCCGGCGGCATCCTGATCCTGCTGGGACTCTTCCCCGTCGCCGCCTCCGTCATCGCCCTGGTACCGCTGCCGGTGCTCGGCGGGGCGGGCATCGCCCTGTTCGGCACGGTCGCGTCCAGCGGTATCCAGACGCTGGCCGCCGCCGCGCTGGAGAAGGGCGACAACGCGCTGATCGTGGCCGCCGCCGTGGGCATCGGGCTGATACCGATCGCGGCGCCCGACTTCTACCACGCCTTCCCCGAGGACCTGCTGGTCGTCCTCGACTCCGGTATCTCGACCGGGTGCATCGTGGCGATCGCGCTGAACCTCGCCTTCAACCACCTCGGGAGGGAGAAGGGGAGCGGCGGCGGCAGGGCGGCAACAGTCGTATGA
- a CDS encoding HEAT repeat domain-containing protein yields the protein MLEVMELDRLFVDLDSVRWADVEHAYGGAEDVPELLRALAGGADRASEALDELWGTIVHQETVFGATAAAVPFLARLAAAGVRPAELLVLLGAVAVGTEEPGAGAGESGACRAAVAAQLPLILPLTGAADPRVRRAAVRAAGCAGDPGARSTLTGRRAEEKDAGVRAELLAALARLDPAGAARTAAGALADGEPAEARLVALMICAESGAPWTAEHREALLSLLPAGPLVPGGFDPARDEPLRYVVDTLLARDTDSGREAAYALIEAALALPVPEARAEALWAAEYACLVSRGAPARLAPAVIPLLSDTSFGRKETLLPVLELLGGHAEAAAPALAALVADDGESADRALEVLARLDPGQAARLLARRLRARSPLSGGATAALAGAGRWPSGSLPYDPELLNVLRIELDALAEAADPGADAPERFTALLAAWGPRAAAALPELTVLCERSPALFAAALSAVCPPGRRAETADLLRPAAVAGPILDRFAAADALYTLTGETGPLVGALAEGLDRGPAAGKESGAPGRVPDRAAGGPAGRVVDGPADRPVAGLVGRPSGGPIGVRTAGVAAGGPVGRGPAGEPVPELPPAVVLAKAAALGRAALPLVPRIRGFLGAAVAPRSPAAAADRVRAAVTLWRLTGDPAESLTALAGALAAAAEDPVRRPAPVRDWARAVAELGPAARPLVPDLTALLDRPEQVPAAVLALAAVGAAPAGAAALVLDRAERDTDPVSCLDALEALGPDALTPDEADRLETLAARDRRVRLPGPSAGSRVTADEQLRIRARALLAGRTAPAPARAAGVLSPPRPGSSRGRGR from the coding sequence ATGCTCGAGGTTATGGAACTCGACCGGCTTTTCGTGGATCTGGACTCCGTGCGCTGGGCCGATGTCGAGCACGCCTACGGCGGGGCGGAGGACGTCCCGGAACTGCTGCGGGCGCTCGCGGGCGGTGCCGACCGGGCGTCCGAGGCCCTCGACGAGCTGTGGGGGACCATCGTCCACCAGGAGACGGTGTTCGGGGCGACCGCCGCCGCCGTTCCGTTCCTCGCCCGGCTGGCCGCGGCGGGGGTCCGCCCGGCCGAACTGCTCGTCCTGCTCGGAGCGGTGGCCGTCGGCACCGAGGAGCCGGGGGCGGGGGCGGGGGAGTCGGGTGCCTGCCGGGCCGCGGTGGCCGCACAGCTGCCCCTGATCCTCCCGCTCACCGGCGCGGCGGACCCGCGGGTGCGGCGGGCCGCGGTGCGCGCCGCCGGATGTGCGGGGGATCCCGGCGCCCGGTCCACGCTCACCGGCCGCCGTGCCGAGGAGAAGGACGCGGGTGTACGGGCGGAGCTGCTCGCCGCCCTGGCGCGGCTCGACCCCGCGGGGGCGGCCCGGACGGCGGCCGGGGCACTGGCGGACGGCGAGCCCGCCGAGGCCCGGCTGGTCGCCCTGATGATCTGTGCGGAGTCAGGCGCTCCGTGGACGGCGGAGCACCGGGAGGCGCTGCTGTCCCTGCTGCCCGCGGGACCCCTCGTTCCGGGCGGTTTCGATCCGGCCCGGGACGAACCGCTGCGGTATGTCGTCGACACCCTGCTGGCCCGGGACACGGACTCCGGCCGCGAGGCGGCCTACGCCCTGATCGAGGCCGCGCTCGCACTGCCCGTGCCCGAAGCCCGCGCCGAGGCGCTGTGGGCCGCGGAGTACGCGTGTCTGGTCTCGCGCGGCGCCCCGGCCAGGCTGGCGCCCGCCGTGATCCCGCTGCTCTCGGACACCTCCTTCGGCCGCAAGGAGACCCTCCTTCCGGTACTGGAGCTCCTCGGCGGCCATGCCGAGGCGGCCGCGCCCGCCCTCGCGGCGCTCGTCGCCGACGACGGCGAATCCGCCGACCGCGCCCTGGAGGTGCTGGCCCGGCTGGACCCCGGCCAGGCGGCCAGACTTCTCGCCCGCAGGCTGCGGGCCCGCTCACCGCTGTCCGGCGGCGCGACCGCGGCGCTCGCCGGAGCCGGACGGTGGCCGTCCGGCTCCCTGCCGTACGACCCCGAACTGCTCAACGTCCTGCGGATCGAACTCGACGCCCTCGCGGAGGCGGCCGATCCCGGCGCGGACGCGCCGGAGCGGTTCACCGCGCTGCTGGCGGCCTGGGGGCCCAGGGCCGCCGCGGCGCTGCCCGAACTGACCGTGCTCTGCGAGCGGTCTCCGGCGCTGTTCGCCGCGGCGCTGTCCGCCGTCTGCCCACCTGGGCGGCGGGCGGAGACGGCGGACCTGCTGCGCCCGGCGGCCGTGGCGGGTCCGATCCTCGACCGGTTCGCCGCGGCCGACGCTCTGTACACCCTGACCGGCGAGACCGGACCGCTGGTGGGAGCGCTGGCCGAAGGACTGGACCGCGGTCCGGCGGCCGGGAAGGAGAGCGGCGCGCCGGGCCGCGTACCGGACCGGGCGGCGGGCGGACCTGCGGGGCGCGTGGTCGACGGACCGGCGGACCGGCCGGTGGCCGGGCTCGTGGGGCGTCCGTCCGGCGGTCCGATCGGCGTCCGGACGGCCGGTGTTGCCGCTGGGGGGCCCGTCGGGCGCGGGCCGGCCGGGGAACCGGTGCCGGAGCTGCCTCCGGCGGTCGTTCTCGCGAAGGCGGCCGCGCTCGGCCGGGCCGCCCTTCCGCTCGTGCCGCGGATCCGGGGCTTCCTCGGCGCCGCGGTCGCCCCGCGTTCCCCGGCGGCCGCCGCGGACCGGGTCCGGGCGGCCGTCACGCTGTGGCGGCTGACCGGCGATCCCGCCGAGTCGCTGACCGCCCTGGCCGGGGCCCTGGCGGCGGCGGCCGAAGACCCGGTCCGCCGGCCGGCGCCGGTCCGTGACTGGGCCCGGGCGGTCGCCGAACTGGGCCCGGCGGCCCGCCCGCTGGTCCCGGATCTCACCGCGCTGCTGGACCGCCCCGAGCAGGTGCCCGCCGCGGTCCTCGCGCTCGCCGCCGTCGGCGCCGCCCCGGCCGGTGCGGCGGCCCTCGTCCTCGACCGCGCCGAACGCGATACGGACCCGGTGAGCTGCCTCGACGCCTTGGAGGCACTCGGCCCCGACGCCCTGACACCGGACGAGGCGGACCGGCTGGAGACCCTGGCCGCACGGGACCGCCGCGTCCGGCTCCCCGGCCCGTCCGCCGGCAGCCGCGTCACGGCCGACGAGCAACTCCGCATACGGGCCAGGGCGCTGCTGGCGGGCCGCACGGCTCCGGCGCCGGCTCGGGCGGCGGGCGTGCTCAGCCCGCCGCGCCCGGGCTCCAGCCGGGGTCGCGGCCGCTGA
- a CDS encoding TIGR03086 family metal-binding protein, translating into MESTPQNPSPDSPHSPPDFRPAADAVARLLHGVADGQLGEPTPCPDYTVRELLGHLAGLSAAFRDTALKNLGPTTDTPPDSARPVLDDDWRTVLPERLGALAAAWAGPEAWEGMTRAGGVTLPAEVAGQVALNELVVHGWDLARATGQPYGLPEASLRVSYELLAAAGDDDTLRGTNFGPAVAVAKDTPLLERVIGLSGRDPGWSPGAAG; encoded by the coding sequence ATGGAATCAACCCCGCAGAACCCGTCGCCGGACTCTCCGCACTCCCCGCCCGATTTCCGGCCCGCCGCCGACGCCGTGGCCCGGCTGCTCCACGGAGTGGCGGACGGGCAGCTCGGGGAGCCGACACCCTGCCCGGACTACACAGTACGAGAGCTGCTCGGGCATCTCGCCGGGCTGTCGGCGGCCTTCCGGGACACCGCGCTCAAGAATCTGGGGCCCACCACGGACACCCCGCCGGACAGCGCGCGGCCGGTGCTGGACGACGACTGGCGGACGGTGCTGCCGGAACGGCTCGGGGCATTGGCGGCGGCCTGGGCCGGTCCGGAGGCCTGGGAGGGCATGACCCGGGCCGGGGGTGTCACCCTGCCCGCCGAGGTCGCGGGGCAGGTCGCCCTGAATGAACTGGTCGTCCACGGCTGGGATCTCGCCCGGGCCACCGGGCAGCCGTACGGCCTGCCGGAGGCGAGCCTCCGGGTCTCGTACGAACTGCTGGCGGCCGCCGGGGACGACGACACGTTGCGCGGCACGAACTTCGGCCCGGCCGTCGCCGTGGCGAAGGACACTCCGCTGCTGGAACGGGTCATCGGTCTCAGCGGCCGCGACCCCGGCTGGAGCCCGGGCGCGGCGGGCTGA
- a CDS encoding ABC transporter ATP-binding protein codes for MGDTGLSRRSVLARAAGGQKRDLGIAGAVGAAHQTGEALVPVLIGVVIDRGVADGDGTGLLIGLAVLAAVYTALSLGFRFGARAGERAAENAAHLLRVRLTARVLAPEGGADSGKLPGELTNIATEDAKRVGAALMALTLGVWALTGLIVSAVVLLRISVLLGLVVLIGTPLLLAAGHLLSKPLEARSAAEQERAAHASGVAADLVAGLRVLKGIGAEPAAVDRYRRTSRASLTATLSAARAQAAQNGMVLALTGVFIALVALVGGRLAVRGDITLGELVSAAGLALFLIGPLSLFSYVNAQLAQGRASAARIASVLDAPGAVTPGETPPVEPVRGGIRLRALSYDSLHGFELDLRPGAFTGIVATDPADAEALLGALARRRDPESGSAELDGVPFPDLDPDALRAAVLVAPHEADLFAGTLAANVAAAVPGAGAGPGPGGADTGPALAASAADEVVRTLPRGAATEIAEGGRSLSGGQRQRVALARALAADPPVLVLHDPVNAVDSVTETRIATGVRALRRGRTTVVVTSSPALLAAADAVVLVERGRVTATALHTDLVRTSPAYREAVLS; via the coding sequence GTGGGGGACACAGGGCTGTCGCGGCGCTCCGTCCTGGCGCGGGCCGCCGGCGGTCAGAAGCGGGACCTCGGCATCGCCGGGGCCGTCGGGGCCGCACACCAGACCGGCGAGGCGCTCGTCCCCGTCCTCATCGGCGTCGTCATCGACCGGGGCGTCGCCGACGGCGACGGCACCGGGCTGCTCATCGGCCTCGCCGTCCTCGCCGCCGTCTACACGGCCCTCTCCCTCGGCTTCCGCTTCGGCGCCCGCGCCGGGGAACGCGCCGCCGAAAACGCCGCACACCTGCTCCGGGTCCGGCTCACCGCCCGGGTCCTTGCACCCGAGGGCGGTGCCGACAGCGGCAAGCTGCCCGGCGAGCTGACGAACATCGCCACCGAGGACGCCAAACGCGTGGGCGCCGCCCTCATGGCCCTGACCCTCGGAGTCTGGGCGCTGACCGGGCTGATCGTCAGCGCGGTCGTGCTGCTGAGGATCTCCGTACTCCTCGGGCTCGTCGTCCTCATCGGTACCCCGCTGCTGCTGGCCGCCGGCCATCTGCTGAGCAAACCGCTGGAGGCGCGCAGCGCCGCCGAACAGGAGCGGGCCGCCCATGCCTCCGGTGTGGCCGCCGATCTGGTCGCCGGGCTCAGGGTGCTCAAGGGCATCGGCGCCGAACCCGCCGCCGTCGACCGCTACCGGCGCACCAGCCGCGCCTCCCTCACCGCGACCCTGTCCGCCGCCCGGGCCCAGGCCGCCCAGAACGGTATGGTCCTCGCGCTGACCGGCGTGTTCATCGCCCTGGTCGCCCTCGTCGGCGGCCGGCTCGCCGTCCGCGGCGACATCACCCTCGGTGAACTGGTCTCGGCCGCGGGCCTCGCGCTCTTCCTCATCGGACCGCTCTCCCTCTTCTCCTACGTCAACGCCCAGCTCGCCCAGGGCCGGGCTTCCGCCGCCCGGATCGCCTCCGTGCTGGACGCCCCCGGCGCCGTAACCCCCGGCGAAACGCCGCCCGTCGAGCCCGTCCGGGGCGGGATCCGGCTGCGCGCCCTGTCGTACGACAGCCTCCACGGCTTCGAACTGGACCTGCGGCCGGGCGCGTTCACCGGCATCGTGGCCACCGACCCGGCCGACGCCGAGGCGCTGCTCGGCGCGCTCGCCCGCCGCCGGGACCCCGAGAGCGGCTCCGCCGAACTCGACGGGGTGCCGTTCCCCGACCTCGACCCCGATGCCCTCCGCGCCGCCGTGCTCGTCGCCCCGCACGAGGCCGACCTCTTCGCGGGCACCCTCGCCGCCAATGTCGCCGCCGCCGTGCCCGGTGCCGGTGCCGGTCCCGGTCCCGGTGGTGCCGATACCGGTCCCGCACTGGCCGCGTCCGCCGCCGACGAGGTGGTCCGGACCCTGCCCCGGGGCGCGGCCACCGAGATCGCCGAGGGCGGCCGTTCCCTCTCCGGCGGCCAGCGCCAGCGCGTCGCCCTGGCCCGGGCGCTCGCCGCCGATCCGCCGGTGCTCGTCCTGCACGATCCGGTGAACGCGGTCGACTCCGTCACCGAGACCAGGATCGCCACCGGTGTCCGGGCGCTGCGCCGGGGCCGTACCACCGTGGTGGTGACCAGCAGCCCGGCGCTGCTCGCGGCCGCCGACGCCGTGGTCCTGGTGGAGCGGGGACGGGTGACGGCCACCGCTCTCCACACCGACCTGGTCCGAACCAGTCCGGCCTACCGTGAGGCGGTGCTCTCATGA
- a CDS encoding ABC transporter ATP-binding protein, translating into MTAPGGDNRVPAEPGEPRDLLPVATPARTRTAVRELVRPHRGLAAAGLAVLIAATVVGLFTQPLIGRIVDIAAGNRAADALTPVVLLLVAVALAQGLATAAGLGLVARLGETVLAHLRERFIERALGLPLERVERAGSGDLTARVTGDVSVVAEAVRRALPEFVRSVLAIVLTMGALALLDWRFLLAALVAVPVQALTARWYLRRAVPLYARQRIAGGTQQQQLLDTVRGAATVRAFRLEREHTAKVTERSRALVGLTMRGVDLVLNFYGRLHFAEFAGLAAVLVTGFLLVRDGSASVGTATAAALYFHSLFTPINAALVLLDEAQSAMSGLARIVGVADQPLPDEHPVPDDQMPPPGHPLPPGQQRTEAKPPPSPRDASVTVTGLRHAYENGHPVLHGVDLTIRPGERVALVGASGAGKTTLAKLIAGIHQPRSGSVTVGGTPLAELPSAALRRTVALVSQETHVFAGPLADDLRLARPDATDHELREALDRVSALTWAESLPDGLATVVGDGGHRIDGARVQALALARLILADPPVVVLDEATAEAGSAGARGLEKAVLRAVEGRTALIVAHRLTQAATADRIVVMDAGRIVESGTHDGLRAARGPYAALWDAWSRTRESDH; encoded by the coding sequence ATGACCGCGCCCGGCGGCGACAACCGCGTGCCCGCGGAACCGGGCGAGCCCCGGGACCTGCTGCCCGTCGCGACGCCCGCCCGGACCCGTACCGCGGTCCGGGAACTCGTCCGCCCGCACCGCGGACTCGCCGCGGCCGGACTCGCCGTACTGATCGCCGCCACCGTCGTCGGGCTGTTCACCCAGCCGCTGATCGGCCGGATCGTCGATATCGCCGCGGGGAACCGCGCCGCCGACGCCCTGACCCCGGTCGTTCTGCTGCTCGTCGCGGTCGCGCTCGCCCAGGGTCTGGCCACCGCCGCCGGGCTCGGGCTGGTGGCCCGGCTCGGCGAGACCGTCCTCGCCCATCTGCGGGAACGTTTCATCGAACGGGCGCTCGGGCTTCCGCTGGAGCGGGTCGAGCGCGCCGGTTCCGGTGATCTGACGGCCCGGGTCACCGGGGACGTCTCCGTCGTCGCCGAGGCCGTACGCCGTGCGCTGCCCGAATTCGTCCGCTCCGTCCTCGCCATCGTCCTGACCATGGGCGCCCTCGCACTCCTCGACTGGCGGTTTCTGCTCGCCGCGCTGGTCGCCGTGCCCGTCCAGGCACTGACCGCGCGCTGGTACCTCCGCCGGGCCGTACCGCTCTACGCCCGGCAGCGCATCGCGGGCGGCACCCAGCAACAGCAGCTCCTCGACACCGTGCGGGGCGCGGCCACCGTCCGGGCCTTCCGGCTGGAGCGCGAGCACACCGCCAAGGTCACCGAGCGGTCCCGGGCCCTGGTCGGGCTGACGATGCGGGGCGTCGACCTCGTCCTCAACTTCTACGGCAGGCTGCACTTCGCCGAGTTCGCCGGTCTCGCGGCCGTCCTCGTCACCGGATTTCTGCTGGTACGGGACGGTTCGGCGTCCGTCGGCACGGCAACCGCCGCCGCGCTCTACTTCCACAGCCTCTTCACACCGATCAACGCGGCGCTCGTCCTTCTCGACGAGGCCCAGTCCGCGATGTCGGGCCTCGCCCGCATCGTCGGCGTCGCCGACCAGCCACTGCCGGACGAGCATCCAGTGCCGGACGATCAGATGCCGCCGCCCGGGCATCCGCTGCCGCCCGGGCAGCAGCGCACGGAAGCGAAGCCGCCGCCGTCCCCGCGGGACGCGTCCGTCACCGTCACGGGGCTCCGCCACGCGTACGAGAACGGCCATCCCGTCCTCCACGGCGTCGATCTGACGATCCGGCCCGGTGAGCGGGTGGCCCTCGTGGGGGCCAGTGGTGCCGGAAAGACGACCCTCGCCAAACTGATCGCCGGTATCCACCAGCCCCGCTCCGGGAGCGTCACCGTCGGCGGTACCCCCCTCGCCGAGCTGCCGTCCGCGGCCCTGCGCCGGACCGTCGCCCTCGTCTCCCAGGAGACCCATGTCTTCGCCGGACCCCTCGCCGACGATCTCCGGCTGGCCCGCCCCGACGCCACCGATCACGAGCTGAGGGAGGCCCTCGACCGGGTCTCCGCCCTCACCTGGGCCGAATCGCTGCCCGACGGTCTCGCGACCGTCGTCGGCGACGGCGGCCACCGGATCGACGGCGCCCGCGTCCAGGCCCTGGCCCTGGCCCGGCTGATCCTGGCCGATCCGCCCGTGGTCGTCCTCGACGAGGCCACCGCCGAAGCCGGCAGCGCCGGTGCGCGCGGCCTGGAGAAGGCCGTACTCCGGGCCGTCGAAGGCCGTACCGCGCTGATCGTGGCCCATCGGCTCACCCAGGCGGCGACCGCCGACCGCATCGTCGTCATGGACGCCGGACGGATCGTCGAATCCGGCACCCACGACGGACTCCGCGCCGCCCGGGGCCCGTACGCGGCCCTGTGGGACGCCTGGTCCCGTACCCGCGAATCCGACCACTGA
- a CDS encoding iron-siderophore ABC transporter substrate-binding protein — protein sequence MARSPRTARITAAVSSALLLLTAATACGGDSGGSSAKDTGTGGGGSGTFPVTLTHKFGSTTVPSEPKRIVTIGLTDQDALLAVGKVPVGSTDWLSAHKGTIGPWAKDELGNGKLPVTLKNTGTGPQVEKVAALKPDLILSVYGGLTKEQYTALSKFAPVVAQPKEYNDYGVPWQEQTKRIGAAVGRPAEAAKAVADTEKKIAALAKPEFKGKTAVIGTPFEGMFIWGSQDPRSRLLSGFGFKLPADLDKVIGNQFGASISKERTDLLDQDAVVWMVGDVAKDSAKLRKDPSYGDLKVVKEGREVYVHETSDYGHAMSFGTVLSLPYVVERLAPQLTAALDGKPETPVQQPAS from the coding sequence ATGGCCCGCTCCCCGAGGACCGCCCGGATCACCGCCGCGGTCTCCTCCGCCCTGCTCCTCCTGACCGCCGCCACCGCCTGCGGCGGCGACTCCGGCGGTTCGTCCGCGAAGGACACCGGCACCGGGGGCGGCGGTTCCGGAACCTTCCCCGTCACCCTCACCCACAAGTTCGGCAGCACCACCGTCCCATCCGAGCCGAAGCGGATCGTCACCATCGGCCTCACCGACCAGGACGCCCTCCTGGCCGTCGGCAAGGTCCCGGTCGGTTCGACGGACTGGCTCAGCGCGCACAAGGGCACCATCGGCCCCTGGGCGAAGGACGAGCTCGGCAATGGCAAGCTCCCCGTCACCCTCAAGAACACCGGCACCGGACCGCAGGTGGAGAAGGTCGCCGCCCTCAAGCCCGATCTGATCCTCTCGGTCTACGGCGGCCTCACCAAGGAGCAGTACACCGCGCTCTCGAAGTTCGCGCCGGTCGTGGCCCAGCCCAAGGAGTACAACGACTACGGCGTGCCGTGGCAGGAGCAGACCAAGCGGATCGGCGCCGCCGTCGGCCGCCCCGCCGAGGCGGCCAAGGCCGTCGCCGACACCGAGAAGAAGATCGCCGCACTGGCGAAGCCCGAGTTCAAGGGGAAGACCGCGGTCATCGGCACCCCGTTCGAGGGCATGTTCATCTGGGGCAGCCAGGACCCCCGCTCCCGCCTCCTCAGCGGCTTCGGCTTCAAGCTCCCCGCCGACCTCGACAAGGTGATCGGCAACCAGTTCGGCGCCAGTATCAGCAAGGAGCGCACCGACCTCCTCGACCAGGACGCCGTCGTGTGGATGGTCGGCGATGTCGCCAAGGACTCCGCCAAGCTGCGCAAGGACCCCTCGTACGGCGATCTGAAGGTCGTCAAGGAGGGCCGCGAGGTCTATGTCCACGAGACCAGCGACTACGGCCACGCCATGTCCTTCGGCACCGTGCTCAGCCTGCCGTACGTGGTCGAGCGCCTCGCCCCGCAGCTGACCGCCGCGCTGGACGGCAAGCCGGAGACCCCGGTTCAGCAGCCCGCGTCCTGA
- a CDS encoding FecCD family ABC transporter permease, with amino-acid sequence MAVAPAGAARRARGLLLVAGSAALLLALVTVSLLYGALDVPPGEVWRTLLGDAPSARVDNAIRSVRVPRTALGVAAGAALGLAGALMQALTRNPLADPGLLGVSAGAAFAIVVAVGVLGLGSAYAYIWFAFAGALGAGLLVYVMGGLGRSGSTPVKLALSGVAVTSLLGSLTSAVALTEPEALDRFRFWSAGSLANQSTDVLLRILPFLAVGALIAFALAPSLNSLALGDEVATSLGLRTGRIRTLGVIAVTLLVGAAVAVVGPIVFVGLVVPHVVRVLLQYAGIGPDQRWLLPLSALLAPVLLLAADVAGRLLARPAEIQAGILVAFVGGPLFIVMVRRRRLAEL; translated from the coding sequence GTGGCGGTGGCCCCGGCCGGCGCCGCCCGGCGCGCCCGCGGCCTGCTGCTCGTGGCGGGCTCCGCCGCCCTGCTGCTCGCCCTGGTCACGGTGTCCCTGCTGTACGGCGCCCTGGACGTGCCCCCGGGCGAGGTCTGGCGCACCCTCCTCGGTGACGCGCCCAGCGCCCGGGTGGACAACGCCATCCGGTCCGTCCGGGTCCCGCGTACCGCCCTCGGTGTCGCCGCCGGGGCGGCCCTCGGCCTGGCCGGGGCGCTGATGCAGGCCCTGACCCGTAACCCCCTCGCCGACCCCGGACTGCTCGGGGTCAGCGCGGGCGCCGCGTTCGCGATCGTCGTCGCCGTCGGGGTCCTCGGCCTCGGCTCGGCGTACGCGTACATCTGGTTCGCCTTCGCCGGGGCGCTCGGCGCCGGCCTGCTGGTGTATGTGATGGGCGGGCTCGGCCGGTCCGGTTCAACGCCGGTCAAGCTCGCCCTCTCCGGGGTCGCCGTCACCTCCCTGCTCGGTTCGCTGACCAGCGCCGTCGCGCTGACCGAACCCGAAGCGCTCGACCGCTTCCGGTTCTGGTCCGCCGGCTCCCTGGCCAACCAGTCCACCGACGTACTGCTGCGGATCCTGCCGTTCCTCGCCGTCGGCGCGCTGATCGCGTTCGCCCTCGCCCCGTCGCTGAACAGCCTCGCCCTCGGCGACGAGGTCGCGACCTCCCTCGGGCTGCGCACCGGCCGGATCCGTACCCTCGGCGTGATCGCCGTCACCCTGCTCGTCGGGGCGGCGGTCGCCGTCGTGGGACCCATCGTCTTCGTCGGACTCGTCGTCCCCCATGTCGTACGAGTCCTCCTCCAGTACGCCGGGATCGGCCCCGATCAGCGCTGGCTGCTGCCCCTGTCGGCACTGCTCGCACCCGTTCTGCTGCTCGCCGCGGACGTCGCGGGACGGCTGCTGGCCCGGCCCGCCGAAATCCAGGCGGGCATCCTCGTCGCCTTCGTCGGCGGACCGCTGTTCATCGTGATGGTCCGCCGCCGACGACTCGCGGAGCTGTGA